From Camelina sativa cultivar DH55 chromosome 7, Cs, whole genome shotgun sequence, one genomic window encodes:
- the LOC104701702 gene encoding 60S ribosomal protein L27a-3 — protein MTTRFKKNRKKRGHVSAGHGRIGKHRKHPGGRGNAGGMHHHRILFDKYHPGYFGKVGMRYFHKLRNKFFCPIVNLDKLWSLVPEDVKAKSTKDNVPLIDVTQHGFFKVLGKGHLPENKPFVVKAKLISKTAEKKIKEAGGAVVLTA, from the coding sequence ATGACGACCAGATTCAAGAAGAACAGGAAGAAGAGAGGTCACGTCAGTGCCGGACATGGACGTATCGGAAAGCACCGTAAGCATCCCGGAGGTCGTGGTAACGCTGGAGGTATGCATCACCACAGGATCCTCTTCGACAAGTACCATCCAGGTTACTTCGGTAAAGTTGGTATGAGGTACTTCCACAAGCTGAGGAACAAGTTCTTCTGCCCCATCGTTAACCTCGACAAGCTCTGGTCCCTCGTACCTGAAGACGTGAAGGCGAAATCAACCAAGGACAACGTTCCTTTGATCGATGTGACGCAGCATGGTTTCTTCAAGGTTTTGGGGAAAGGTCATTTGCCTGAGAACAAGCCCTTCGTTGTGAAGGCGAAGCTTATCTCGAAGACTGCTGAGAAGAAGATTAAGGAAGCTGGTGGCGCTGTTGTGCTTACTGCCTAG